A window of Thiocapsa bogorovii genomic DNA:
CCGCGCCACGGTGGCAAGCTGGCTCTTGAGCCGCTGATATTGGGGCTTTTCCAAGTCCTCGAGACCGCCCGTAAGGACCGCAACGCGCTCGACGTTCAGCGACTGTGCCAAGAGCCGCGTTTCCAACAGCAGGCCATCCTTCATCTCGCGATCCGCCAGCCCGACGGACCACCAGACTCCGAGTGATCCACCGATCAGCACCAGCACAGCCAACGCGATCGCCGCGCGCATCAACAGGCGCCGGGACCCCGGGTCCGAGGCGGCAATCACTTGGCGAAGCGCTCTGCGGGTCAAGGGGATGTCCGTCCAGGGAGGGTCATGGGCCAGTGCGGCATCGTGACGGCGATCGCCGATCCCGCGAGCGAATATCCGGCATGCGCTCCAGTGCCCGCCGCTCTACGCTGTGCAGATCAGGATGCACCCACCACACGATCCCTGCCCTCCTGTTTGGCCCGATAGAGCCGTTGATCTGCGATCTCGACGAGACTGTCGACATCCATCCCCGCATATTCGCATACGCCGCTGCTGGCGGTGACCCGAAGCCCTGGTTGACTCCAGGTCAACGCCTTCACGGCGCCGCGGATGCGCTCGGCGACGTCCATCGCCGAGGCGACGGAGGTATGCGGTAGGATCACGAGGAACTCTTCGCCCCCGTAACGGCCGCTGATATCGACATCGCGCGTGCATGTCCGCAATGTCGCGGCGATCTTGACCAAGACCTCGTCGCCCGTGCGATGCCCGAAGGTATCGTTGATTGCCTTGAAAAAATCCAGGTCGAGCAGGATGACCGAGAGCTCGTCGCCGTAGCGTTTGGCGCGCTCGATCTCCTCGGCGAGCTTCTGAAGGAGATAGCGTCGGTTGAAGGCACCGGTCAATCCATCCGTCAAGGAGGCCCGGCGAAGGTCGTCCTGGATCGCCTTCAGTTCGGAGATGTCGACCAAAGAGATGAGCCGGCTGGAGATGCCCGAAAATCGAATCGGCATTGCGGAGACCACCGCCCAGCGTCGACTGCGGTCGCTGGTCAGGATCCGCGTTTCGCGCTGCTCGCCGATCCCGGCGGGGAGTCCGTCGGCGGCCAGTGCCTCCCACGCCCTGCTGTGCAACCGCCCGCTGTTGTCGGGTTCCAAGGCGAGATAGGACTTGGCCGCCTGGTTGGCTTGAGTGACTCCGCCGAGGCCACGCTCGGCCAAGATCATCGGGAAGGGTGCCGCTTCGAACAAGGTGCGTAGGTTGGATTCGCTTTCGCCGAGCCTGTGCAACACCCTGCTCGCCCCGAACCAGGCAAGACCGATGACGATAAGCATGCCGCCGCCGACCCACAGCAGCTTGCCGCGCACGCTGCCGATCAGATCGTTCAGGAACTGCGGACTGGAATAGAAGGTGACGATCCCGACGAGGAGGTGATCGTCGGGGTCGTAGAGCGGGATCTGCGTGATGAAACAGTCCGGGCACTCGCTTTCGCCACGTGTGATTGCCAGGCTCGCGGGCGGAAGG
This region includes:
- a CDS encoding GGDEF domain-containing protein: MNERAFAARRRFSLTLERNLAVIFALLGILLTTLIALNWVIVIEPTLRADAESRSRAFAQAQTSGIETLLRNGRQPEQLADAIRTELDAVLLLKDQTTDSPFIRRLTLALDEDLLDLPPASLAITRGESECPDCFITQIPLYDPDDHLLVGIVTFYSSPQFLNDLIGSVRGKLLWVGGGMLIVIGLAWFGASRVLHRLGESESNLRTLFEAAPFPMILAERGLGGVTQANQAAKSYLALEPDNSGRLHSRAWEALAADGLPAGIGEQRETRILTSDRSRRWAVVSAMPIRFSGISSRLISLVDISELKAIQDDLRRASLTDGLTGAFNRRYLLQKLAEEIERAKRYGDELSVILLDLDFFKAINDTFGHRTGDEVLVKIAATLRTCTRDVDISGRYGGEEFLVILPHTSVASAMDVAERIRGAVKALTWSQPGLRVTASSGVCEYAGMDVDSLVEIADQRLYRAKQEGRDRVVGAS